Proteins from a single region of Clostridiaceae bacterium:
- a CDS encoding DUF951 domain-containing protein produces MADKFKIGDIVELKKEHPCGSKQWEITRTGVDFKIKCLGCSHLVMLPRTKFEKSVKKIVKPYM; encoded by the coding sequence ATGGCTGATAAATTCAAAATCGGAGATATTGTAGAACTGAAAAAGGAACATCCTTGTGGCAGCAAACAATGGGAAATAACAAGAACAGGAGTGGATTTTAAAATAAAATGCCTGGGCTGCTCTCATTTAGTAATGCTTCCCAGGACTAAATTTGAAAAAAGTGTAAAGAAAATAGTAAAACCTTATATGTGA
- a CDS encoding trypsin-like serine protease, translated as MYERKRRYNFLGILITSLVTSFITSILVFYFVSGYYQRRDYSPDNSSRNTVDMPQPQQMAVQTQVDEHVIATVAKMATPGVVGISVLRVDGNSIFEQNAAEKWGVGSGVIISSDGYILTNNHVVGGKSKRIIVSLADGREVEGVVLWTEPVLDLAVIKINLTGLTPIPFGDSNELQVGEPAIAIGNPLGLIFQRTVTSGIISALNRTIKIDTEQGPNYMEDLIQTDASINPGNSGGPLLNSKGQVIGINTIKVTSAEAIGFAIPINVAIPVIKQFIERGEFIEPYLGIFAYDKEIIPYVNKNISVDNGIYVANVDKNGPAFQKGIDVGCIIRQVDGRDINTMIQLRTYLYSKRPGDVINVTHISKKDGKIVTVPIRLAAKERDGLITR; from the coding sequence ATGTACGAAAGAAAAAGAAGATACAATTTTTTAGGGATATTAATTACCTCTCTTGTAACTTCATTTATTACGAGTATACTCGTTTTTTATTTTGTATCAGGCTACTACCAGAGACGGGACTATTCTCCCGATAATAGCAGCCGTAATACTGTGGATATGCCTCAACCTCAGCAAATGGCAGTTCAGACACAGGTTGATGAGCATGTAATTGCAACAGTGGCAAAAATGGCTACTCCTGGAGTAGTGGGAATATCAGTATTAAGGGTGGACGGAAATAGTATATTTGAGCAAAATGCCGCTGAAAAATGGGGAGTAGGTTCAGGGGTTATTATAAGCTCTGACGGCTATATTCTGACAAACAATCACGTTGTTGGCGGAAAAAGCAAACGAATTATCGTTTCTTTAGCAGATGGCAGAGAGGTTGAGGGAGTAGTTTTATGGACTGAGCCAGTATTGGATCTGGCAGTGATAAAAATTAATCTTACGGGACTGACTCCAATTCCTTTTGGAGACTCGAACGAATTACAGGTGGGTGAACCTGCAATAGCCATAGGTAATCCGCTGGGACTTATTTTCCAGAGAACTGTTACATCAGGTATTATCAGTGCTCTAAACAGGACAATTAAAATCGATACCGAACAGGGTCCTAATTATATGGAGGATTTAATTCAAACAGATGCAAGCATAAACCCCGGAAACAGCGGAGGCCCGCTTCTTAATTCAAAAGGCCAGGTAATAGGTATCAATACTATTAAAGTTACCAGCGCAGAAGCAATTGGTTTTGCAATACCAATAAATGTAGCAATTCCAGTGATTAAGCAGTTTATAGAAAGAGGAGAGTTTATAGAGCCTTATCTGGGTATTTTTGCATATGATAAAGAAATTATACCTTATGTTAATAAAAATATCAGTGTAGATAATGGTATATACGTTGCAAATGTAGATAAAAATGGTCCCGCCTTCCAAAAGGGTATTGACGTGGGCTGCATAATTAGACAGGTAGATGGTAGGGATATTAATACAATGATCCAATTAAGAACATATTTATACTCAAAGAGACCAGGAGATGTGATAAACGTTACTCATATCTCCAAAAAAGATGGAAAAATAGTTACAGTGCCCATAAGACTTGCTGCCAAAGAGAGAGATGGGCTGATCACCAGATAA